In the Haladaptatus sp. QDMS2 genome, TGTAGGATGTTCAGTTCGCTGTCGAGGCCCGTTCTGCCATCATCTGTTCTGCTCGCTCAGCCCAATCACCCCACAGAAAACCGACACACGCGACGAGTGCCCACCAGACGTACGTGAGGACGATTCCTACATAGACCGCAGAGAGGCCGTACCCGAGCCAAACACCGACGAGATAGCTAAAGCAAAGCATGAAGCAGACGGTTCCGGTGAACCGAGCGTAGAAGGGCGTCCGCGTATCGCTCGCGCCTTGAAGCGCCCCTGCCATCGGGAAGAAAACCCCGAAAAAGAGCATCGAAATTCCAGAGATACGCGTAAAAGAGATGGCGTACCCGAGGGTTACCAAATCCGACGTGAATATCTTCGAAAGCGGTTCTGCCATGACCCAGATGACGATACCAACGATGCTGAGCGAAAGTGCGCTAAGCGCTGTGATGGCCAAGCCAGAAAAACGGGCATCGGCCGTATCTCCCGCACCGAGTTTCTGTCCGACAACGATGCTCGCTGCAACGCTGTACGAACGGTACAGCGGGCCTGCCAGCTGTTGGTAGATTCGCCGCCCGATATGGTACGCTGCACTAACTTCAGTTCCGAAAACAAGTAACAAGGCATTGAACGGAAAATTGGCGACAGACGTACTCATTCCCTCCGCGAAATTCGGGAAACCAACGGCAACAAGTTGCTTTGTAACTGTGGCATCTCGTGGTCGCCTGAGCGACAGTTCGGTTCGGTCACTTACGATCATTCCAAGTATTGTTATACACTCAAACCCCCGGCTAAGTGCCGTCGCCAGCCCGACGCCGACGATACCCAACCGCGGGAGACCCACGAGTCCCAGCCCCAATCCGACCGTCGCAATGATGTTGAAAAGGTTTGCTAGCCCATTCACCACGAGCGGCGTTCGCGTATCACCAGTCCCCTGCAAGGAGCGTGCCCCAACCAACGCAACGATTCGGAGCGGTGCAGCGACGAAAACGAACGCGAGATAACGCGCGCCCATTCTCACGACTTCTGACTCGGCGCCGAGAATCGCAATAAGAACGTCCGACAACGTCAACCCAATGATGACGATCGGAAGGCCGACGAGAAATCCGATAAGGAGCGCTTGGGTCACGGCTTGATCACGGGTTTTCGCGTTGCCTCGACCGGTATCTTGACTCGAAAGTGCAATCCCTCCTGTCCCAAGTGCACGCCCTATTCGAAATGGAATCTGCGCGTACAGATCGGCCAGCCCGATCGCAGCGACTGCGGCTGGCGAGAAGAGGCCGGTCACCACGATGTCGACTGACCGCATTAGCGTGTTGAGCACCTGTTGAACCACGATTGGCCAGGACAGTACAGTCACAGCCCGCCAGGTAGCGATAACTCTGTCCCGGTGCTCGGACATTCGTACTTCAATAACAATCAACGATTGGATGAATGTATCGGTCGCGGTGATTACGACTGAGGACTATCCACAGAGTTTCCCGTCGGAATCAATTCAGTAAACAAAGCGGGTATCTACACCCCCTCCACTCTCGTTCCCTTGCTCTCTTTGACCAACTCCCAGCAATCGGTACGTGGTAAGTATCGAGAACACACCACTGGGTCTTCTCAATTCCTGAACTGAAGGAACTAAGATGTCGATTTAGTGGAAAAGCCTGGGTTTCTTGGAACGCGTGTTGGGTTCTTACCGAATCCAGACTCAATCCACCGATACACCGACTCGTCTGTGTATACAAGTAGCCCCTCCCATTCTTTGAGATTAGTCATCGGTAGATTCGAGATCAGGTGAATATGCTCCCACTCCTGGTCTCGATTTGAAAGGGTTCCACTATTTTTTCTATAGAGTGCTTTCTCGAATTGTTCATTGCCAACGGCAGATTTGACTAATCTGATGATGGTTGTTTGTTCGTTTCGCATGTTATTCACTGGTATGATTAACCATAGCATGATATAAAAATTCCGTGGTCAAATACTGGTCTTTTTTTAAACTACAATGAATAGCATCCTACTGGAGGATGTGCCTGATATGGTTCACCTTACTCCGAATTTGGTGGATATTCCAGACAAAGTGGAGAGTTTTTCACCATCTCCTGGGCATCTCTACTGGATTTGAGAAACTAATCGGTGAATAAATTGTAAATAAATACTCAAACATATTGCATTGAGTAATCCGTGCGTAAATCCGCCATACATATAAATGAATTAGAAAATAACGAACTCTACTACTGGTCCGTGTATTACTCATATTCCAGTATTTACAAAAAGGCGTATTAAAGACTCTTTTCGAGATATATTACCTTACCTCGACAAAACTAATTTGCACTCTTAGGGTCATCGAAGCACTACCATATTTGAAAATTGACTATAAATTAGAAGTTTTTCTAGTGATATCAGTGTAGTACGGATCTCAACGATCGCCGAAGTTCATTTGTCTGATAAAATTATTATTTTCGCTGAAAAACACCAATATTATGTCTATTCTTTCAATTAGTATACCAATTGTAGTTAATAATCGACGTTCATCAACCGGACTCTCATCAATCGTCTGTACTGAATTTTCCGATTAAAAATCAACCAACTAATGTATTTATTATTATATATGGCTGATTCACTCTTATCACCACGTCTAGTCGTCAAATTCGCACATTCCTCACATACCTACCGTAAAAATTCTAACTAGAGGTGATCTCCTTCTTCATTACTTGGCGTATTCATTTTCGGGAATAAAATTTTAACGAATGATTCCGCTGTGGGACAAACCCCTTCTTAGACGACGGTTCACTCAGATGGTTGACGTAGTGCAACGACTGTTTTCACCAGCTTTCAGTGGAGGGATCGATGACGAATGATGACTCTGAGGTTGGTGCGCCAGTCATTCTGACGGCGCTTCATGAGCGTGACCAATTGGGGTGTTGGCGTGTTGATGCCCGCGAATGGTGAGCCAAGGAAGATTCCGGTGCCGCCGGGAACAAGGATGATCGCATTACCGACGGATCCGGTCAGTAGATGTGTGGTCTTGGATTGCAGAGTAATTAATACAGTCGCTGAGAAAATTCCACCGAATAAATCCAAACTTGAAAAATAAAATTAATTTAATTTAACTTGAAACAGAAAGCACTTTACACTCCACCTGAACATTCAGGATGGATGACATCCAGACGCAACTTCCTGAAAACCGGGGCAGCGAGCCTCACCGGACTGACCGCCCTCACCACATTCACCCAACCCGCCCTCGCCAACCGTCGCCACATCACCGTTACCGGTCAAGACGAATGGCTCCAATGTACCAGCATGTGCAACGGCGTCGGCGACGACATCACCACCCACTACGCCATCAAAGTCACCGGCGACATCTCCAAAGGCGGCGGAGCCGACTCCAACGACGACGTCCTTACCGACGACTACCTCGAAGGCGAGGTCCAAACGGGCTATCAAGACGACTTCTATTACACCGGCCACATCGAGTACATCCGCTGTGACGGCTGTGCTTCCTTCAGCCTTGATGACAACGGCCTCGGCAACGACACCTACCGCACGCAGTGGGAAATCGAAGGTACCTCCAGCTACGATTCAAGATACTCCGTCAGCCTCCCAGATGGCGAAGAAATCGGGAAACGTGGCTCCCTCGAAGACAACGACAAATACAACCAGTACAACTGGCCAGACAAGAACCTCGCCCACGGGCGCATCAAAAGCGGCTACGACTACTGGACGCAGTCCTCTCGCCCGTACAACGTAACCCTCCAAAACGACGGCAAAAACCTCTGCTACTACCGAACCTACGCGCCCTAACCACACACTGTCACCTTATTTTCCCAAACGGATTTATGCCTTCCCCGCTCGGAATCGCTTAATTGACTCCGTCACCGACAAATCCACTTCCGTACCCCGCGGGATCACCACCTGTACAATCGCCTCTGGTGGTACCCACCCCCCGACCAACACCTCGTACAGGTCTCGGTCATTCGCGGGAATCTGTTCAAAAAACGCTGCTCGCCCCACCAGGGGAACCTCCTGCATCGACGCGTAGTAGGCTCGTGCCTCATCAATCGCCCAGTGTGACGCTCCCGTCGACAGTGCTTCTGCGTAATCCTCCATCCCACAGTACACCACGAGGTTCGTCGCCGGGCGCAGGTCAGCCACCGCCATCGGCCCCGTCGGCTTCGTTAGATCGACCACGATACCGGCGTCCATCGACGACTGAATCCGCTGTCTCGTCGCATCGAATACTGTGTCGATGAGCAGCCCCGGCTCTAGAAGGAAGAAAACAGCGTCATCTCGCGTGACTGGTGGGTCGATGCCGTCGTGTGCGGCCACCCCCCGGAAAATAGCTTTGCCGTCGTTTTGCTTCGCCTTCACACGATTCCCGTTCAGGGAAACGCCCGTGGTCGAAGTTTGCCGCCACGACGTTGTAGCGTGTCAAGTAATACCCATAGATTGGCTATTGCTCAATGTGGGCTGGATCGCCCGCAATTACCTCCATACCAGTTCTAGTCGATGGCCTCTAACGTCAACCATCCTATGCGTGTCCGCGACTTCGCGTTAGGTGATATACGTGTTGAGTTTGAGGGGAGGTCAACAGTAGAGTGCTGGTGCGAAAGTCCTACCACGCCATTACGCCACGCTCGACCATCTAAATTAAATGGTGGTTAGACAATCGAAGACCGCTGTTGCAGTCACTCAAAGAGTTGCTGCACCGATTGTGACACATATGAACGCTCCACACCGACGCCGACTGCTCGGTCCGATTGTCGGCCATCAAGCCGTTCGTCACGATTGCCGACACGACCCCTAACATCGTTGTCCTTCTGCCGTCGCTCGCCAATACTATGGATTTCTCCTACATCCGTGCACGTTCGCCCGAAACGCTGAACTACATCGTACTGGAATGTCTCGAGGAGGTCAGCACGCCCTCACGTCTGAGATGCAGAACGGAAATGGCGATACACTATCTCCTCCACATTGGAGACAGACCGCGAGCCCACGGACAAACTCACTGCTTCAGTCGTGAGTCGATGACGACGAAAGTATCTCAGGAAGATTTGCTAGGGACGACAGTGTGTAGGTCGGTTCCGGATCGTTCACACCTCGGCGAATGTCGTCGAAGGGGACCCAGGCGGAATCAAGACCGAGCTTGTTCGCGCCTTTGACGTCCTTAGACAGGGAATCACCGACTTTCAGAACCCGCTTGGGCTCCACTCGCAGTCGGTCTAACGCCAGTTCGAACGGATCATTCGCCGGTTTCACCTGCGGTACATCGGTCCCAAAGATGACCATGTCGAAGTGCTTTGTCAGGCCCACCGCCTAGAGTTTAGTCGTGTGCGTGTTTTCCGAACCGTTCGTTACGATAGCTGTGGCGAGGACTACTGACGATTCGATGGCCGTGTCGACACCGGGGCGAAGGAACACTGCCTGATTCTCCAGGACGTCGTTGTACGCTTGAACGAGTTCACTGGCGGGGACGTCGGTACCGGTGGCCGCGGCCGTCGTTGCAAACACGCGGCGTTCGTAGCTTTCGATATCCAACTCTGCTGCCTCTTCTTGAACGACTTGGGCTGCGAGTTCAAGGGTTTCGGGTTGACAAAACGGTTCGATGCCGATTGCAGCACACGCAGCTTCGAACCGGGCTGCGTCGGTTTACGGCCGTACGTCACTCATTTGGTCATTCTATAACTCCCAGTCCTGGTAGTACGCTTAACTATGAATGATCGAACCCCCGTAAATCAACCGCAGTTTGTCGATTCAGCAGTGCCGTTCTTTCAAAATCGCACGTTGTTCAAAGCTAAAAAGATATTATCGTCCTATCGGCGCTTACAATTACACTGATATCCGATTACCCAATAGAAGGGCTGTTTCGTCACAAGACCAACGGACTATCATAATCTCATTATTTCTGTTATTCACTGAATCAGTGATTCATTGATTTTACTAGCCCTCCCGGTGCGAAAGGAGAAGAAGGGTAAGCTGGCCCCTCCCGAACACACAACACAAGCTGGTATCCCAAACTTGAGTTAGCGAACAAGCTGGCCAAAACGACTCAGTGTCCGCCCCGTTCACTTTGAAACTCGTTGCTGTGTCAGTGCACGCCCCAATAGTATTTTCGCGAATTTACCAAACTATACATTACTAAGCAACTCCGCAACGCAAGAATCAGGAAATTTTGAGCACGTATTTCCGTCAAGAATCAATGATTCGAATGTTTGTACACTGTCACGAGACTAGATAGGCTCGAATGAGTAGTGATACTACAACTATTAGGTGTGAACACATGGAGTGCGCTTGAACGGGCAACCCGCGAGAAAGCTCTACAGCGACAGACCGATGAGATGAGGTTTTTCAATTCGATACTTCGTCACGACGTGTATAACGGAATGACAGTAATCCGAGCCCGCGCAGAACTGCTCGGCGACGAGCTTGAAGGCGACCAGCAAGGGTACGCCAAAACAATCGAATCATGGAGCAACGACATCATCGCCATTGTTCAACGGGTGCGAACGGTTCTTGATGCGTTGACCAGTGACGATACTCCTATGTTACATGAGGTCAATCTCTCCGCGACGCTCCGGACTGAAATTGGGCGAGTGCAAACGACGTATCCAGCAGTGCGATTTGAGACGGAAATCCCAGACGGCGTTATGGTTCTCGCAAACGAGTTACTGGGTGAAGTCTTTGGGAATATCATCACCAACGCGATAAATCATAATGAACGCGAGGGTCTGGTCATCAGCGTGACCGTTGAGCAGAAAGACGGGATGATAACAACAAAAATAAGCGATAATGGCCGTGGAATTCCTGATGCTGACAAGGAATCTATCTTCCGTCGAGACTACACTGGACACGTGAAATCCACTGGGTCGGGGTTCGGGTTGTTCTTTGTGGACACAATGGCGTCGACGTACGACGGTGCTGTTTGGGTTGAGGATGCATCACCTACAGGCGCCACTTTCACGATAGAACTAATGCATCCATCTACGCGTGCGAGAATTCACTCCTTGTGATTAAATCTAGAAGAGGCAAAGTGACGGACGTACTCGGTCAAATACTGACCTATTATCGACTCCAAGAGTGTTGTTCGGCAGTTGTCGGATTCACACCAGTCGTAAACGACAGAACTCCTTCTGTGATTCACGTAGTGAGGGTTTGACTAGCGTTGACCATTGGAGGGTCAGAACGTGCTATCGGCAGTTCAATCACGAAATTCGCTCCCTGTGGTTGATTATCTTCAACTCGAATACTGCCACCGTACGCACCGACCATTGCATCGACGAAAAACAAGCCAAACCCATCACCCGTATCCTTTGCGTGCCCTTTTTCACCGCGTCGAAAAACGGTGTGTTTCTGATCATCAGGAATCCCCGTTCCGGTATCTGCAATTTGAAGTTCAACCACGTCCCTGGCCGGAATTTCTTCAACCTGCACTGTCACACGGAGTCCCTCTCGTG is a window encoding:
- a CDS encoding MATE family efflux transporter, whose amino-acid sequence is MSEHRDRVIATWRAVTVLSWPIVVQQVLNTLMRSVDIVVTGLFSPAAVAAIGLADLYAQIPFRIGRALGTGGIALSSQDTGRGNAKTRDQAVTQALLIGFLVGLPIVIIGLTLSDVLIAILGAESEVVRMGARYLAFVFVAAPLRIVALVGARSLQGTGDTRTPLVVNGLANLFNIIATVGLGLGLVGLPRLGIVGVGLATALSRGFECITILGMIVSDRTELSLRRPRDATVTKQLVAVGFPNFAEGMSTSVANFPFNALLLVFGTEVSAAYHIGRRIYQQLAGPLYRSYSVAASIVVGQKLGAGDTADARFSGLAITALSALSLSIVGIVIWVMAEPLSKIFTSDLVTLGYAISFTRISGISMLFFGVFFPMAGALQGASDTRTPFYARFTGTVCFMLCFSYLVGVWLGYGLSAVYVGIVLTYVWWALVACVGFLWGDWAERAEQMMAERASTAN
- a CDS encoding twin-arginine translocation signal domain-containing protein, whose product is MTSRRNFLKTGAASLTGLTALTTFTQPALANRRHITVTGQDEWLQCTSMCNGVGDDITTHYAIKVTGDISKGGGADSNDDVLTDDYLEGEVQTGYQDDFYYTGHIEYIRCDGCASFSLDDNGLGNDTYRTQWEIEGTSSYDSRYSVSLPDGEEIGKRGSLEDNDKYNQYNWPDKNLAHGRIKSGYDYWTQSSRPYNVTLQNDGKNLCYYRTYAP
- a CDS encoding HAD family hydrolase — its product is MGLTKHFDMVIFGTDVPQVKPANDPFELALDRLRVEPKRVLKVGDSLSKDVKGANKLGLDSAWVPFDDIRRGVNDPEPTYTLSSLANLPEILSSSSTHD
- a CDS encoding sensor histidine kinase KdpD gives rise to the protein MILQLLGVNTWSALERATREKALQRQTDEMRFFNSILRHDVYNGMTVIRARAELLGDELEGDQQGYAKTIESWSNDIIAIVQRVRTVLDALTSDDTPMLHEVNLSATLRTEIGRVQTTYPAVRFETEIPDGVMVLANELLGEVFGNIITNAINHNEREGLVISVTVEQKDGMITTKISDNGRGIPDADKESIFRRDYTGHVKSTGSGFGLFFVDTMASTYDGAVWVEDASPTGATFTIELMHPSTRARIHSL